TGCAAGTGTCAGCCGGAAACGAAATCGATATCCTGCTGGAGGCAAGATTTGCTGGACCTTCCTGCGGCCCAGCTCGTTCCCAGAGACGTCTTGAAATTGTAAGCCCTCCTCCTTTTTTACCATCCTCTCCCATTCCCTTCTATTCAATTGTCCCGTGTTTTCGCAGGGATCTAGGAGGAAATCGGTTGACGGCGCTTCACAAGGACACGTTTCTAGACATGACGCGATTGAATCATCTGTGAGTAAGAAAAACCTTGTTCTCCGTCAAAGGATCGAAAGAAACGTATCGTTTCAGAGATCTCAGCGACAATTCGATCGAACATCTGCCTTTGAACTTGTTCTTCTCGCTGCACGCGGTCACGCATGTCAGGTTGAGCAAAAACCTGCTCAGAGAGTTGCATCGCTCTCAGTTTTTCATCACGAGAAATCTTCGCATCCTGTAAGTGAACGACGATCCAAAATAAAGACATTTCGCTCGCTTGATCAATTTCCTCGCTGTCTGTTTCGATGCAGCGACGCGTCGTCGAACAGGTTGCGAACACTGCCGGACAGTCTGTTCCTCAGCACCACCTCGTTGGTGTTGCTCGATCTTTCTTGCAATCGGATCTCGAGCTTGTCACCAGGTACCTTCCGAGGTCTGACCGCCCTCGAAGAATTGTTACTAGGAAAGAATCGACTGTCGAGCATATCAGCGGACATGTTCAGCGACCTGACGAGCCTCAAGTACCTCGGTCTGGAAGAGAATCGTCTGAGGGAATTGCCGGACGGATTGTTTAACGCGCAAACGTCGCTTCGCGAGTTGAACGCGAGAGGCAATCAGTTGACCGAGATATCTGAAAGTCTGTTGAATCCCCTCGAACAATTGCGCTCTCTCGAGATGTCCAACAACAAAATAGCTCGGGTAATTTGTAGAATTTGAGGGCACGTTCTGGTCTGCTCTTATTTTCTCATAGATTCGTCATTGCAGATCGATCCGAAAGCGTTTGGAGGACTGGTCGCGTTGAAGGAGCTGCAACTGGGACACAATCGGATAGGAAACTTGACGCCTGGAATGTTTTCGACGTCGAGTAGCTTGGAACGATTGGTATTGTACGCGAACGGCATCGAGAGTTTGTCGCGAGGCGCGTTTCGCGGCCTCTCCAACCTGACGTCCCTGTTTTTACACTCGAATCGCTTGAGAATAATGCACCCCGAGTTGTTTCAGGACACGCCGAACCTGCGGAAACTGTGAGCGCGACTCGTCGTGGATATGTACGTGTAGCAAAGGTAATCGTTACAAAAGCGTGTTCGATTCCTAGGCAGCTGGAATCGAATTACCTGACGTCGTTGCCGGCTCGGATTCTGGACCCGGTGCCACACATCGAGCAGCTTCGTCTGGCTCGAAATCCCTGGCATTGCGACTGCGCGACCGCTTACCTAGCCGTGTGGTTGCAAAAGAGGTACCTGGCTCGGCTAAACGAAACCGACTCGACCAGGCCGAAGGATAATTTCgaaatttgggaatttggCTCCGGAGCGATCTGCAGGGGTCCCGGCACCCTGGGTGGCAAGCTGTTGTTGCGTTTGACGTTTCACGAACTTTGCGAGGGTCAATGGGCCTCGATGAGAGGGCTGGTCCCTCGGCTGCCAGTCGAGCTGGTCGTTACTGGCGGTCGCGTCACCACGGACGCCCCGTCCTCGAAACAGCCCGTCTCGGTACGTAAGTTACTGCTTTTCTCTAAGTTTCTACAATGTTGCTGACAAACATAATGATGAAGCGATTTTTGAGTCCGGCACTGGTTTCGCGTCGACAGGTCAAACGTCGGTGAACCGGATAGGGGAAGGCTATCGCGCGGGTACACACTGTTATCGAAAATCAAACTCCTCGAAGAATATAGCAACTTCGTTTCGTTTGCTCGTACTGGTTTGCTCGGCCTTATCGCTCGTATTTTCCTAGTGTGGGTGCAAACTGTCCGCGTTTTCTCGATCagccgtcgcgtcgcgacgcgaaaATGAACTCGAGATAGGCGAGCGAGAGGACAAATCGGTCGGCCGACCAAACGAGCGAACGAACGAAGAAATCGAAGTCGATTGGAGCGTGGGGGAACGACGTTGCTTCGAAAGCGCCGTCGACCGTTCTTTCGCTACAGTTTATGCTACGCAATGGACGCGACACGAGCCAACAAAGAAACTTTCGAGTTGATGCAGTTGCTGGTTCGAATAATCGAGGAGGAAGATGCGTTCGATGCCGACAACGATCGACCCGTCCTACGATTCGTGTATCCGGAGGAGTTACAGGTGAGCGCAACCGTCGATTCGACGAACCGTGTCTTCAAGTTTTCTACTCTTCTCTTCAGAAACGACTATCGATCGAACTGACCGAAGAACCAGCGAACAATGTAGAGATCGAGAAGGCGATAAGGGAGACGATTCGTTATTCGGTGAAAACTTTTAGTCCCAGCTTTCACAATCAACTGTACGCTGGCGTCGACGATTACGGCCTGATCGGTTCCTGGTTGACTGACTATCTCAACACCAGCCAGTAAGTCCAGATTCCTTTGATCTACCAAGCGAATTACTTTCGTAACGATTCGAATCATTCAGATACACGTACGAGGTAGGTCCTGTGTTCACGTTGTTGGAACGACAAGTGATCGAACAGTCTCTACGATTGATCGGATATCCAGCGATGCCAGAAGGGGATGGAATTTTCTGTCCCGGTGGCAGCATCTCCAACATGTACGGTATGGTAATGGCTCGCTACAAGATGGTCCCAGAGGTGAAGACCAAAGGGATGGTGGGTCTTCCACCGCTCGTCTGTTTCACTAGCGAAGGTGGACATTACTCGATCACGAAAGGCGCTCATTGGCTAGGCCTGGGAACGGATAACGTGTACAAGGTACCTGGGGGACGAttgcaattttcatttcttcttctaaCAAGGTGATTGCATCGCAGGTGAAATGCGACGAGCTGGGCCGTATGCGACCGGACAGGTTAAAGGCGGCGATCGAGGAAGTGAGAAAACTGGGTCACTTACCGTTCTTTGTAAACGCAACCTGCGGCACCACGGTTCTCGGAGCGTTCGATCCGTTGCCGGAAATCGCGGAGATCTGCCAGCAAGAGAATCTCTGGTTACACGTTGACGTTCGTACGAGTATGAAGGGGTAGTAAAAaggttttaatttttattaattctatCGATGATCATTGTTGCAGGCCTGCCTCGGCGGTACGTTGCTGTTTTCGGAAAAGTACCGATCGCGATTAAAAGGAATCGAGCTGTACGTATCGAATTTCCAGTACCACTTTGTTCCCTCTTTTCAAAGCTCGATCTTACGCGTTGTTCGATTCACACAGTTCGAATTCCGTGGCGTGGAATCCGCACAAGATGCTCGGCGCCCCGTTACAGTGCTCCCTGTTCCTGGTGAAGGGTAAGAACGCTTTGCACGAGGCGAATTGCGCTGGTGCGAGGTACTTGTTCCAACAGGACAAACACTACGACGTATCCTGGGACACCGGAGACAAGAGCTTGCAGTGCGGAAGAAAGGTGAGCGTTGTAagtagaggtgtgcgagtactcgtaatttacaagccgagctgaactcgcttcgattgttcgagccgagtcgatcgcttgaatttgccgagctactcgaaatcgacgaactgtttgatacaaaagcgagctactcgaaaaaatcgtgaaacttcgatttacgagggctcgaatattcgagtagtttgattttttcgagtagttcgtcgatttcgagtagctcggcaaattcaaacgatcgactcggctcgaccgactcgaaattcgagtactcgaataaatcgagtactcgcacacctctagtTGTAAGTCATTGAACGTTTTTTCCGGTTCTAACGGCGCAGCCCGGTTACAGGTGGACGGTACCAAGATGTGGCTGATGTGGAAAGCTCGCGGAACCAAGGGGCTCCGCGAATCCGTGGATCACGCAATGTCCGCTGTCGAATATTTTTTCGAGCGGATCAAGGATCGCGACGGCTTCCGCCTCGTCCTTCCGCAATACGAAAGTTGCAACGTCTGCTTTTGGTAAGCGACACGATTCTCGTTTCCGCGTCGCTCTATATACACAGGTGATTCTGTCGTTTCGCGATTCAGGTACGTGCCACCGAGCATGCGGGGTGAAAAAGAGACTCAGGACTGGTGGAAGAAACTGTACGAGGTCACCTCGAGGATCAAGGGACGCATGATGATCGATGGATCGCTGATGGTCGGCTACACGCCGCTCTCTTACGCCAATATCGGCAATTTCTTCCGAATGGTCGTTACCTGTCAACCACCGCCGACGGAAGCTTCGATGGACTATGTTATCGAGGCGATCGAACGTTTGGCTGCGGATATGTGAAGGGATCGCGACGCGTTTCGCCTTGTTTAACGTATCGTTCTTCGAAGGAATATGTACaaagggaaagaagaaaaagttcCGGCGAAAGTAGACTCTGTAGGAGCGTTATCATCGAGTTTATTGGAGTCGAGCGATACGTTGGGTCGTTTGGGAAATATCGCGGTAGAGTAGAGAGAATATTAGATGGGGCTCGGGTGGAAAGTCTGTTCGGTCGTGGAACGTCGTCGCTGTTTGCGCGGAATTGGTCGATTCGAAGTGGCAAACTACATATCGGGCAGTGGAAGACCGGTCGTCCGGATTACGGCGCTTACAATTAACTGAACGCGCCTCGACCGGTCGGAcgatcgtttttctttttattctcgGATATCGTTTGCGCATACAAGTGGACGCGTGGCCGCGACTCAATGTGAGCCAATAAAACGATGCGATCGATGCACCGTGTGCTTCTAACGCGCAAGCatgcacacacacacacaggTTCACATTCATACGTATAGGTACATTTTTGTTTGCACGCGCGAGCCGGATAAACTCGTTTCGTACGCGCGTGCGACGCAATCTCACCTGAAATGGCACTAAATCGTTCGACGGGAAACCAAAAGTGGTCGTCGTCGTCACCGTCAGTCCTTTAAAATAAACGAGTACGAAACGATGAAATACCTTTTTCCTTCTCGTCGAGTATCGATCGTTATCGGTTAAGCTGCCAAGCGGTTTCCCGCGATCCTAGAAAAGCTTCTCGTTCTCGTTCGCCGCTCGTTTCTCGCCTTCATGGCGATTCGTTCCGAGCGAAACTTAAAACGTCCGATCGCGCGCGTTTCAATTCGAAAACCGTCTTTCGGGCGAATAAACTTTCCCCGTGCGTGGCACATGGCACGTTCAGTAGTACTTGTCTTGATCCAAATCGACTCGAATATGCTGCTGTCCGTGGCTGTTGCGCTTCAACGTGGCGGACTCGTAGTCTAAACTTTTCGGGTACAACTTTGGACTGCCGAGACCGTTCACGTTTGGATTGTTCTTCGCGCGAAGCGTTCCGTTACCGTTCGTGCTGCCGGAGAAACTGGGCTGTCTTTTGGCGTTCACCtgtcgaaaagaaaaaaggaaatcgTTGAACTTTGATCAGGTACGCGAGTGAGGGATGCTCACCTCCTTCAACGGAACAGTTACGTAGGGATTTTGTTTGCTGATGTAATGCGGACTGCCGGGGATCCGTTGTTGGCGCCGTTTCAGGTAGCAAAAAGCTGCAACCGCGGTCAGAGCCAAGCCGACGAGGAATCCTACGACGCAGCTACCCACTATCGCGCCTATCGCCGCTCCTGATTGTTCCGTCCTCGCACGCGCGTTTACGTCTGAAAATGCGAACGTAAAATGTGAACGAAAGGCGATAGACAGAGAAGCATGTCGTTAATCTTACTCACCGTTTTCCGTGCAATCGGGCAAACAATCGCGCGTTTCCCGATTCGGTCCCAGGCACGTACCAGGCACGCCGTTCGTAAAGCAATGTCGTTTTCGGTGCTGTTGATGGTCGTCGTTGCACGGCGTCCAACGCGTCCAAGTGTCCCAACCGATCAGCGACTCGCAGCTGGGCATCTCGCAGATTTCTTTCACCAACCTCGGTCCCTCGCAACTCTCCGGGGCTAAGCATTCCCTGGTCCTTGTGCGAACCCCTGCGCCGCAGGAGACCGAGCACTCGGACCAATCGGTCCAGCAGGACCATTGTCCTTCCGCACTGGAGCCGGCCGCGTTCGACCTGCATGGGTGCGCGTTGCACAGTCTGGTTTGCAGCGACAAACCGCCTTCACAGGGGGGCGATTCGCATTGTCTCACCTACGGTCGTTTACAGAGGTAAGAtaagggaaagagaaaaaggaaagggagGAAACAAAGAGAAGCGCAAAGTGCTGGTACCCTCTGTTGCGATCCTCCGCCGCAAGGACGATCGCACGGTCGCCAAGAAGACCATTCGCTCCACCCGTTCTCCGTCGCGAGATCCGCGTATCCGTTTTGGTTCGCGTTTCCCCGTAGACAAGAGCCGTCGTTTCTGCAGTAACGCTCTTCCTCCTTAGCCAGTTGCACTCTAACGCTCGAGGGATCGTCCGTTTGGGCGCGGCAGGTGAATCGAAAACGCTTCTCGATGTATCCGACGTTTCCGTTTTGTAAACTGGTGTTTGCCGCCAGCCACGGAGTCCAACCGGAGTACCTTTTCGTCTCGACGCATTGATGCGTGTTGCATTCCTCCACCTAAAGAGAACGATAGATTGGCTGGTGTCGCGATTCTTCGCGTCGTTACCTGAACGTTACCTGAAAGTCACATCCGTTGCACTCGACGACGGAGGAACTCTTGCGCGAGGACGAGTTCTCACACGTTCTTCGTCGTATTCGTATCCCTACGGAGGTACGAGAAAATTAGGGCGAAAACGAAGCGGTGATGTTTTGGGGATGGTTAGCGGGACTTACCGGCGTTACAGGGGCGAGAACAAGAGTTCCAGGCGCCCCAGGATGACCACTGACCCGTCTGGGGCGGCGGGGCCACCTTGGCGGGGGTGGGACACGGCGGGAGATCTATGCAAACGATATCGTCGTGATCGTGGCCGACGCAGACGCGACCGCCGAAAGCGGGCGCTGGATTCGTGCAGGTACGTCGTCGCGTCTTCATCGCGAAGCCGCAGGTTTGCGAGCACGCGGACCAAGCGGACCAGGCGGTCCAATCGCCGTGAACGGTACAGTTGGTAACCCTGACCCTGGTGCCCGAGCAATTAGCACCACCGTGCTGTGGCGGCGGGTTGTTACATTCCCGGGTTTGACACTGACAGCTGTCCGTGTTCTAAGCAACAAAAGCGACAATTCCGGTTGAGACAGGTGGTTCGGCGCGATCGCCCTTCGATAGACCAACCTCGCCGTGTTCGGATCGAGAGTGGGCGGCGTGGGAGTGCAAGTGCGAACGGGTCTGATCCCCGACACCGTGCTGACACGACGACCAAGAGCTCCACGCGCTCCAACCGCCGTCCACGGGGTCCGTGAGTACCGGGCACTTGGTAACCTCTTGATGCCAATGATTCGCCAGGTGGTTTTGCTTCGGAGCCGGGGCGCACTTCATCAGGTGCTCGTTCCAGCCGCAGTACGGTTCCTGAGCGTTCAGGCAAGCCTGACGGCTGCGATGTCGATGGCACTGAGCAGCAGGTATTCTGTAAAAAAACCCGATTCGATTCCATTTATCTTTCCGCCTCCAACTCGACGCTTTTTCATAGGTGTATAAATCTACCGGACGTACCTCAGCAGACCGACCTCCATGCCGACGTAAAGACTCTGCGTGTCCTTCAAGAACTGCAAGACCATAGGAGTGGACGGCAGCGGACCCCAGACCTCGACGATGCAAGTCTCTTGCGTTCTCGGCAACACCGAGATCTTCTTGATCAAGCCGACGTCCGTGGCGACGTAGAGGACGGTGACGCTGCGATGCAACTTGGTAGGCGTCACGTCGATCGCGATGTGCGTGAACCTCTCGAGTATCGTGGTATGAAGAGGTTCGCGGGTGGTGCTTTGGACAGCGTCGTCCATCAGCTGGTACCTCTGGTTGTCGATGATCTGATGCGGTGCAACGTTAGCCGAGACGGTGCATCGTTGTCTATCGTGGTGAGGGACGGGTCTGCGTTCCCAGGCGGCGCCCGAGTTTTCTTGGTGCTTGAAGGGGCCGTTGAAGCTGGCGGTGATGGCGGACATGCTGAACGCGCAGATCGCCGAGCCGGCAATTCCGTTGCTAAAAATAAGCGGCAACCCGCACCGATTAGAGATCTCTCTCTGATTTTCTCTCTCGCGTGCGCCTACTTTCCTCTCGGTTCGTCGCGAATCTGCCTTTTAAACGTCGTTACCTACCCTGATTCGTTCCCCGATAAATGGTAATCCGGTCGAGCAAAGAGCACAGACATGGTAAAAAGAAGGCATCGAAAAAACCGTGAAACAACAGCCGGACGGAATTAGATTGATACTCACACGGGCGTGGTGAAGGTTGCGTAAACGACGTCTTCTTCCGGATGATAGACCGCTCCTTGGATCTCGTCGTAGTAAAAGGGAAACTCTCCGGGAAGGGAACAGTTCAACCGCGCCTTGCTAAAAGTAGTCCAAACTTCCCTCATCATGATTTGTCCACCGCGATCGTTTTTGCAGACTCTCGCTATCCTCGAGTAGACTTTCTTGCCGCAGTTGATGTACTCGACGGCCGACTCGCGGAATAAAAAGTACACGTGGTCCTCGGTCTCGAAGCTCCCGACGAATTGCGGATCGTTCAGCCACCTGGAGATCGTCGATCAAAAATCGTAGAGAAATGGCGGTGTAGTTTTCGCGACAAGGAACTTTGACGAGAACTTACCGCGAGTCGTACTGATGCGTGCGAAGGTTCGGCGGGGCGAGCGTTCTACAGATCGCGGGATCGGCTCCGGAAAAGTCGGTCGGTGCCCCGGTAAATAGGCCCCCGGACGAACCCCTTGCCAGAAGCGCGGTAACGTTCGCGTGCGGCGAGTAAGGGCACATCGCCACCCCGGACATCTCGCTGGTGACGCTGCTGATGTTCTCGATCTGCGAAACGCGGGAATGTTTCATTGGAAATCGCGTACGGTTCGAATCGTCGAGTCGACGCGACGTGCTTACCTCTCTCCAGGTGCACCAAGGGCTGAAGGCGTAGGTGCCACAAGTGAACAGGCTCTTGCCATTGCTGAGCAATACCTTGACGTAGTTGCGACAATCCTCGACGCTCTGTCCCTTGTTCTGACAGGTGTTGGCCTTGTCGTCGGGCGCGGGCCACGAAGCGTGCTCGAGCGCCGTCAGCGAGTTTAGAGTCAGCCGATACAGATTGTCCCTGGAATCGCATCGAGAGAAATTCGATTCAGGTTGGGTAAAGGTGCGCGTGGGACGCGACAAATCGTACAGGATCCGCGGGTAGACACGAGCGGCGAGCCGGGTACGGTGAGAGCGAACGGTCGCGAGCCGTCGTCGCCGGAGGAAAGCCGCAGCGAAGCATAAACGGCGCCTACGTGGGCGTCCGCCGCGC
The genomic region above belongs to Osmia bicornis bicornis chromosome 9, iOsmBic2.1, whole genome shotgun sequence and contains:
- the LOC114880670 gene encoding leucine-rich repeat-containing protein 15-like — protein: MISISGSVRLLLLLLTTTIEAKSRTETSRDCASSDSNSKRSGAIEGAAFPASILEELESRLSRLERRLRAIEQPVWQMGSAEEDWEICAEGPCKCQPETKSISCWRQDLLDLPAAQLVPRDVLKLDLGGNRLTALHKDTFLDMTRLNHLDLSDNSIEHLPLNLFFSLHAVTHVRLSKNLLRELHRSQFFITRNLRILDASSNRLRTLPDSLFLSTTSLVLLDLSCNRISSLSPGTFRGLTALEELLLGKNRLSSISADMFSDLTSLKYLGLEENRLRELPDGLFNAQTSLRELNARGNQLTEISESLLNPLEQLRSLEMSNNKIARIDPKAFGGLVALKELQLGHNRIGNLTPGMFSTSSSLERLVLYANGIESLSRGAFRGLSNLTSLFLHSNRLRIMHPELFQDTPNLRKLQLESNYLTSLPARILDPVPHIEQLRLARNPWHCDCATAYLAVWLQKRYLARLNETDSTRPKDNFEIWEFGSGAICRGPGTLGGKLLLRLTFHELCEGQWASMRGLVPRLPVELVVTGGRVTTDAPSSKQPVSVKRR
- the LOC114880672 gene encoding glutamate decarboxylase 2, yielding MDATRANKETFELMQLLVRIIEEEDAFDADNDRPVLRFVYPEELQKRLSIELTEEPANNVEIEKAIRETIRYSVKTFSPSFHNQLYAGVDDYGLIGSWLTDYLNTSQYTYEVGPVFTLLERQVIEQSLRLIGYPAMPEGDGIFCPGGSISNMYGMVMARYKMVPEVKTKGMVGLPPLVCFTSEGGHYSITKGAHWLGLGTDNVYKVKCDELGRMRPDRLKAAIEEVRKLGHLPFFVNATCGTTVLGAFDPLPEIAEICQQENLWLHVDACLGGTLLFSEKYRSRLKGIELSNSVAWNPHKMLGAPLQCSLFLVKGKNALHEANCAGARYLFQQDKHYDVSWDTGDKSLQCGRKVDGTKMWLMWKARGTKGLRESVDHAMSAVEYFFERIKDRDGFRLVLPQYESCNVCFWYVPPSMRGEKETQDWWKKLYEVTSRIKGRMMIDGSLMVGYTPLSYANIGNFFRMVVTCQPPPTEASMDYVIEAIERLAADM
- the LOC114880666 gene encoding semaphorin-5A — protein: MGMERWPVLRLVLSTALLASVRAADDFRSISYEDLTDASLFQQEGVTTYSQLLFDVARQQVVVGARDNLYRLTLNSLTALEHASWPAPDDKANTCQNKGQSVEDCRNYVKVLLSNGKSLFTCGTYAFSPWCTWREIENISSVTSEMSGVAMCPYSPHANVTALLARGSSGGLFTGAPTDFSGADPAICRTLAPPNLRTHQYDSRWLNDPQFVGSFETEDHVYFLFRESAVEYINCGKKVYSRIARVCKNDRGGQIMMREVWTTFSKARLNCSLPGEFPFYYDEIQGAVYHPEEDVVYATFTTPVNGIAGSAICAFSMSAITASFNGPFKHQENSGAAWERRPVPHHDRQRCTVSANVAPHQIIDNQRYQLMDDAVQSTTREPLHTTILERFTHIAIDVTPTKLHRSVTVLYVATDVGLIKKISVLPRTQETCIVEVWGPLPSTPMVLQFLKDTQSLYVGMEVGLLRIPAAQCHRHRSRQACLNAQEPYCGWNEHLMKCAPAPKQNHLANHWHQEVTKCPVLTDPVDGGWSAWSSWSSCQHGVGDQTRSHLHSHAAHSRSEHGENTDSCQCQTRECNNPPPQHGGANCSGTRVRVTNCTVHGDWTAWSAWSACSQTCGFAMKTRRRTCTNPAPAFGGRVCVGHDHDDIVCIDLPPCPTPAKVAPPPQTGQWSSWGAWNSCSRPCNAGIRIRRRTCENSSSRKSSSVVECNGCDFQVEECNTHQCVETKRYSGWTPWLAANTSLQNGNVGYIEKRFRFTCRAQTDDPSSVRVQLAKEEERYCRNDGSCLRGNANQNGYADLATENGWSEWSSWRPCDRPCGGGSQQRVRQCESPPCEGGLSLQTRLCNAHPCRSNAAGSSAEGQWSCWTDWSECSVSCGAGVRTRTRECLAPESCEGPRLVKEICEMPSCESLIGWDTWTRWTPCNDDHQQHRKRHCFTNGVPGTCLGPNRETRDCLPDCTENDVNARARTEQSGAAIGAIVGSCVVGFLVGLALTAVAAFCYLKRRQQRIPGSPHYISKQNPYVTVPLKEVNAKRQPSFSGSTNGNGTLRAKNNPNVNGLGSPKLYPKSLDYESATLKRNSHGQQHIRVDLDQDKYY